One Brassica napus cultivar Da-Ae chromosome C2, Da-Ae, whole genome shotgun sequence DNA window includes the following coding sequences:
- the LOC106356051 gene encoding uncharacterized protein LOC106356051: MVSKECSAVLQNRIVRKLEDPGKFVLSVQIGKTVFACSLCDLGSSVNLMPYSVAKRMGLTNFKPTRISLVFADRSVKLPVGVLEDLQVQIGDATVPADFVVLELEDEPKDPLILGRPFLCTAGAIIDVRNGTIDLQLGDIVMKFEMDELIKRPMLDG, encoded by the coding sequence ATGGTCTCGAAAGAATGCAGCGCAGTCCTTCAAAACAGAATAGTCAGGAAATTGGAAGATCCTGGAAAATTTGTCCTATCTGTTCAGATTGGAAAGACAGTCTTTGCTTGTTCCTTATGCGATTTGGGTTCCAGTGTGAATCTCATGCCCTACTCAGTTGCAAAACGCATGGGACTAACCAACTTCAAGCCAACCAGGATTTCTTTGGTGTTCGCAGACAGATCAGTTAAGTTGCCAGTAGGTGTTCTTGAAGATCTACAAGTTCAAATTGGTGACGCCACTGTTCCTGCAGACTTCGTGGTTCTAGAGCTCGAAGATGAACCAAAAGACCCTCTCATCCTGGGCCGTCCTTTCCTGTGCACAGCTGGTGCAATAATTGACGTCCGCAATGGGACGATTGATCTCCAACTGGGAGATATTGTGATGAAGTTCGAGATGGATGAGCTTATCAAACGACCTATGCTAGATGGTTAG